A window of Fluoribacter dumoffii NY 23 contains these coding sequences:
- a CDS encoding MBL fold metallo-hydrolase RNA specificity domain-containing protein, with amino-acid sequence MQITFLGATGTVTGSKYLLSWSKTNILVDCGLFQGPQELRLRNWNPLPFNPKELNAAVLTHAHIDHSGYLPLLVKNGFNKPIYCTYGTKDLCDILLPDSARLQEEDAKHANEHLYSKHRPALPLYGVEDAENALKLFQPQAYNKIINLPENINLQLIPAGHIIGSSFVHIQDQNTSLLFSGDLGRTHDPVMKKPTEIKQVDYLVLESTYGDRLHEKEPPKLTLKNIINKTIHRGGSVIIPAFAVGRSQTILHYLAELRKENAIPNVPIFLDSPMAINATQILYSHIEDLRLTQNQCQELCNVATYVKEIGDSIKLDRDKTPKIILSASGMASGGRVVFHISNYASDSANTLLFTGFQAEETLGAELVAGKKFIEIHGKTIPVKAQIEVIRSTSAHADYGEILGWLSQFQEPPKKTFITHGEPEAALSLKHKIETQLGWQCNVPEYGQKEKL; translated from the coding sequence ATGCAAATCACATTCCTGGGCGCTACTGGAACAGTAACAGGTTCCAAGTACCTCTTATCATGGAGCAAAACAAATATTTTGGTGGATTGCGGCCTTTTCCAAGGTCCCCAGGAGTTGCGTCTAAGGAATTGGAATCCACTTCCTTTTAATCCCAAAGAACTGAATGCGGCCGTTTTAACCCATGCCCATATAGATCATTCTGGTTATCTGCCTTTGTTAGTAAAAAATGGTTTCAATAAACCTATTTATTGTACCTATGGTACTAAAGATCTGTGCGACATATTATTACCTGATAGCGCACGTCTCCAAGAAGAAGATGCCAAACATGCCAATGAGCATCTTTATTCCAAACACCGTCCTGCCCTGCCCCTATATGGAGTTGAGGATGCAGAAAATGCATTAAAACTGTTTCAGCCACAAGCATATAATAAAATAATTAACTTGCCTGAAAATATAAACCTGCAATTAATCCCTGCCGGGCATATTATTGGTTCTTCTTTTGTACACATACAGGATCAAAACACATCGCTTCTTTTCAGCGGGGACTTGGGTCGGACTCATGATCCAGTAATGAAAAAACCTACAGAAATAAAGCAAGTGGATTATCTTGTACTTGAATCAACCTATGGCGACAGGCTTCATGAAAAGGAACCGCCCAAGCTTACGTTAAAAAATATTATTAATAAAACCATACATAGGGGAGGATCCGTAATCATTCCAGCTTTTGCGGTTGGCCGCTCACAAACAATATTGCACTATCTTGCTGAATTAAGGAAAGAAAACGCGATTCCCAATGTTCCTATCTTTTTAGATAGCCCTATGGCTATCAATGCAACGCAAATTTTATACAGCCATATAGAAGATCTTCGATTAACCCAAAATCAGTGTCAGGAGCTTTGTAATGTTGCCACTTATGTGAAGGAAATCGGAGATTCAATTAAACTCGATAGGGATAAAACCCCCAAGATTATTCTTTCTGCGAGTGGTATGGCATCGGGCGGTCGTGTCGTATTCCATATTAGCAACTATGCATCAGACTCAGCCAATACCCTTTTATTTACCGGTTTCCAAGCCGAAGAAACATTGGGAGCGGAATTGGTTGCAGGAAAAAAGTTTATTGAAATCCATGGCAAAACTATTCCTGTAAAGGCTCAGATAGAAGTGATACGCAGTACCTCAGCACATGCAGATTATGGTGAGATACTAGGTTGGCTCAGCCAATTCCAGGAACCACCTAAAAAAACATTTATTACGCATGGAGAGCCAGAAGCTGCTTTATCCTTAAAACATAAAATTGAAACACAACTTGGATGGCAATGTAATGTGCCTGAGTATGGGCAAAAAGAGAAATTATGA
- a CDS encoding thymidine phosphorylase family protein codes for MSKKHTTLTLKYLGINTHKEPVIYMREDCYICKSEGFTAQTRVRVILNKCSIVATLNTIETSLLRHNEASLSIYAWELLSAKEGDEISVIHPQPLDSLSYIRSKIYGNELTSEQTEHIIKDIVSGQLSDINIAMYIAASGGDRLSKKEIIDLTRAMINSGQKLSWAFPFIVDKHSVGGLPGNRTTPIVVSIVAAFGLVIPKTSSRAITSPAGTADTMEVFTNVELSLNEMQKVVEQENGCLVWGGSMALSPADDLLIRIERTANIDSEGQMVASILSKKIAAGSNHLVIDMPIGTTAKVRSIERANSLKKLLELVAEEFDLKIKVIFSDGSQPVGRGIGPVMEALDVLAVLNCDKQAPQDLREHALTLAADIIEFSPNVLPGQGLNIATHLLNSGKALTKFESICQAQGGLKEIKKAPIVHTIESTQSGIIINIDNRHISQLAKLAGAPKTKAAGVELLTELHSVVKKYQPLFRIYAETRGELNYALDFLKQGHELFQIEAST; via the coding sequence ATGAGTAAAAAACATACAACCCTCACGCTTAAATATTTGGGTATTAATACCCATAAAGAACCCGTGATTTATATGCGTGAGGATTGCTATATTTGTAAATCAGAAGGATTCACCGCTCAAACACGTGTGCGGGTTATACTCAATAAATGTTCTATCGTTGCAACCCTAAATACAATCGAAACGAGCCTGTTAAGGCATAATGAGGCCAGTCTTTCAATTTATGCCTGGGAGTTATTGTCTGCAAAAGAAGGCGATGAAATTTCAGTAATACATCCTCAACCACTAGACTCCCTCAGTTACATCCGTTCCAAAATTTATGGTAATGAATTAACCTCCGAGCAAACAGAACACATAATCAAAGACATTGTATCGGGCCAACTTTCTGATATTAATATAGCAATGTATATCGCTGCTAGCGGCGGAGACAGACTTTCTAAAAAGGAAATTATTGATCTGACGCGTGCGATGATCAATTCAGGCCAAAAATTATCCTGGGCATTCCCGTTTATTGTTGATAAACATTCAGTGGGGGGGTTACCAGGAAATCGCACAACCCCTATTGTCGTCTCAATTGTTGCAGCTTTTGGCCTGGTGATTCCTAAAACCTCTTCTCGAGCAATCACATCTCCGGCAGGAACAGCAGATACAATGGAAGTCTTTACTAATGTCGAGCTGAGCCTTAATGAGATGCAAAAGGTTGTAGAGCAGGAAAATGGGTGTCTTGTTTGGGGAGGATCCATGGCATTAAGCCCTGCCGATGATTTACTAATCCGGATTGAACGCACTGCAAATATAGACAGTGAAGGACAAATGGTTGCTTCCATTTTATCTAAAAAAATTGCCGCCGGTTCAAATCATCTTGTGATTGATATGCCTATTGGGACCACAGCTAAAGTGCGCTCCATCGAGAGGGCTAATTCATTAAAAAAATTATTGGAATTAGTTGCAGAGGAATTCGATCTCAAAATAAAAGTAATCTTCAGCGATGGCTCACAACCAGTGGGCCGTGGAATAGGACCAGTCATGGAAGCATTAGACGTCTTAGCAGTCTTAAATTGTGATAAACAAGCTCCTCAGGACTTGCGAGAACATGCTTTGACATTAGCGGCAGATATTATAGAGTTTTCACCTAATGTTTTACCTGGGCAAGGATTAAATATAGCTACCCATTTGCTTAATAGCGGCAAGGCATTGACTAAATTCGAATCAATTTGCCAGGCTCAAGGCGGCCTAAAAGAAATAAAGAAAGCTCCTATTGTCCACACTATTGAATCAACACAATCTGGCATCATTATTAATATCGATAACCGTCACATCTCTCAATTGGCAAAGCTTGCGGGTGCACCCAAAACAAAAGCAGCAGGAGTTGAATTATTAACCGAGTTACATTCAGTAGTTAAAAAATATCAGCCGCTTTTTAGAATCTATGCTGAAACTCGTGGAGAACTTAATTATGCTCTAGATTTTCTAAAGCAAGGGCATGAACTGTTTCAAATTGAGGCCAGTACATGA
- a CDS encoding ribose-phosphate diphosphokinase, which yields MKKNPIVFALFGHDELARIILQKCRYEKGTIHFHQFPDEETVVKIESDVKNRRVIFVANLVFPNPKILPLLFAAQTAKSLGAAQVILVAPYLTYMRQDKVFEPGQGITSAYFAQLISSYFDSLITIDPHLHRWKHLNEIYDISTTVLHAANEIAAWIIHHVPDPFLIGPDSESAQWVETIALKSSAPFTVLQKNRISDTQVEIAIPGIHQYSKSTPILIDDIISTGMTMVETLKHINSLNRTPAICIGVHAVFAGDAYPKLLLSPEARIITCNTIPHPSNKIDISKGIEGSLLKLD from the coding sequence ATGAAAAAAAATCCCATCGTTTTTGCTTTATTTGGACATGATGAGCTTGCGCGTATAATTCTGCAAAAATGTCGGTATGAGAAAGGAACAATTCATTTTCATCAATTTCCTGATGAGGAAACTGTCGTAAAAATTGAATCTGATGTGAAGAATCGACGCGTTATATTTGTAGCGAATCTGGTATTTCCTAACCCGAAAATTCTTCCGCTTTTATTTGCGGCACAAACAGCAAAATCTTTAGGCGCCGCTCAAGTAATCTTAGTAGCCCCCTATTTAACCTACATGCGCCAGGATAAGGTATTCGAACCCGGACAAGGTATTACTTCTGCATATTTTGCACAATTAATTTCTTCTTATTTTGATAGCTTGATAACTATTGATCCTCATTTACATCGCTGGAAGCATTTAAATGAGATTTATGATATTTCAACTACGGTACTTCATGCGGCGAATGAGATTGCAGCGTGGATTATTCATCATGTACCTGATCCTTTCCTTATTGGACCCGACTCAGAAAGCGCCCAATGGGTGGAAACCATTGCGCTAAAATCCTCTGCCCCCTTTACTGTACTGCAGAAAAACAGGATAAGTGATACTCAGGTTGAAATTGCCATTCCAGGAATACATCAATACAGCAAATCTACCCCTATACTCATTGATGATATTATTTCTACAGGCATGACCATGGTAGAAACATTGAAACACATCAATTCCTTAAACAGGACACCTGCCATATGTATTGGAGTTCATGCTGTTTTTGCTGGGGATGCCTATCCAAAACTATTGCTTTCTCCTGAAGCCCGGATTATTACCTGTAATACCATTCCTCATCCATCAAATAAAATTGATATAAGTAAGGGCATTGAGGGTTCGCTACTTAAGTTGGATTGA
- a CDS encoding restriction endonuclease: MNMINIPKIPITIIKSSGDKVLFDPYHIYRSLKRVGADESIITQIVNEVSASIVNGMTTHEIYRIAFRLLRNKSKTLAGKYHLKRAIMQLGFSGYPFEKFIAEIMRHQGFRVLNNQIIQGYCVNHEVDVVGERQNEHVFVECKYHNRLGLACDVKITLYIKARFLDIEQAYIKKPGEVLKGWLVTNTRFTNDAIQYGQCAGLHLIGWDFPQKGSLKELIEFSGLYPITCITNFTKAEIETLLGNNVLLCRTIAESPELLDKLDMGAIRKKQVLSQCQALCKISGLELDDTHQKLDQT, translated from the coding sequence ATGAATATGATTAATATACCTAAAATTCCCATTACTATAATCAAATCTTCTGGCGATAAAGTTCTTTTCGACCCATATCATATATATCGCTCATTAAAACGGGTTGGGGCAGACGAATCAATAATTACGCAAATTGTTAATGAGGTCTCCGCGTCCATAGTTAATGGAATGACTACACATGAGATTTACCGTATTGCATTTCGATTGTTGCGCAATAAATCTAAAACTTTAGCAGGTAAATATCATCTTAAAAGAGCCATTATGCAGCTTGGATTCTCAGGATATCCATTCGAGAAATTTATTGCCGAAATCATGCGTCATCAAGGCTTTAGAGTTCTCAACAACCAAATAATTCAGGGATATTGTGTCAATCATGAAGTGGATGTCGTTGGAGAGCGCCAAAATGAGCATGTGTTTGTTGAATGCAAATACCATAATCGCTTAGGGCTTGCATGTGATGTTAAAATAACTTTATATATCAAAGCGCGTTTTCTTGATATCGAGCAAGCCTATATTAAAAAACCGGGAGAAGTTTTAAAAGGCTGGCTTGTAACGAATACTCGTTTTACTAACGACGCAATACAATATGGCCAATGCGCAGGACTGCATTTAATTGGCTGGGACTTTCCTCAAAAAGGAAGTTTAAAAGAATTAATTGAGTTTTCCGGTTTATATCCTATTACTTGCATAACCAATTTTACTAAAGCGGAAATAGAAACCTTACTTGGGAATAATGTACTTTTGTGCAGAACAATTGCCGAATCTCCTGAACTTCTAGATAAACTGGACATGGGTGCAATCCGAAAGAAACAGGTTCTTTCACAATGCCAGGCACTATGTAAAATCAGTGGATTAGAGCTGGATGACACTCATCAAAAACTGGACCAAACCTGA
- the der gene encoding ribosome biogenesis GTPase Der, with protein sequence MIPVIALVGRPNVGKSTLFNRLTKTQDALVADFPGLTRDRQYGQAQHENKHYIVVDTGGIGVDDIAVDTLMSKQSEIALNEADIVLFLVDGRAGLTGIDEKIASNLRKLNKKVHLVVNKTEGLDDDVVCADFHALGIADVHSISSSHGSGIRTLLDEVLSPFSTQSDEIEENNAIKIAFAGRPNVGKSTLINRILGEERVVVYDMPGTTRDSIAIPFVRDEQKYMLIDTAGVRRKSRIDEKIEKFSVIKTLQAIEESNVCLQLLDASEGITDQDLNLLGFIIESGKALVIAVNKWDGLDEEHKEQVKSELSRRLQFANFAKIRFISALHGSGVGNLFKDINEAYESAVQSFSTPRLTRLLQDISTKHTPPCVNGRRIKLRYAHLGGHNPPVIVIHGNQLADLPDSYKRYLSNEFIKHLGLIGTPLKLEFKGGTNPFADKKIKLSQRQVNKKRRLMKHVKKKAKSKK encoded by the coding sequence ATGATCCCTGTGATTGCACTTGTTGGGCGGCCTAATGTTGGGAAGTCTACTTTATTTAACAGACTGACTAAAACGCAAGATGCTCTTGTCGCTGACTTTCCTGGCCTTACTCGCGACAGACAATATGGTCAAGCTCAGCATGAGAATAAGCACTATATTGTAGTAGATACCGGGGGTATCGGTGTCGATGATATTGCTGTTGATACGTTGATGTCTAAACAATCAGAGATAGCACTAAACGAGGCGGATATTGTCCTTTTTTTGGTTGATGGTCGGGCAGGGTTGACTGGTATCGACGAAAAAATTGCCAGCAATCTTAGAAAATTAAATAAAAAAGTTCATCTTGTCGTTAATAAGACTGAAGGATTGGATGATGACGTAGTGTGTGCGGATTTTCATGCCTTGGGTATTGCTGATGTTCACTCGATATCCTCATCACATGGAAGCGGTATCCGCACTTTACTCGATGAAGTTTTATCACCATTTTCTACTCAATCTGATGAAATTGAAGAAAATAATGCAATTAAAATTGCTTTTGCTGGCCGTCCTAACGTTGGAAAATCTACTTTAATTAATCGAATTTTAGGTGAAGAAAGGGTAGTTGTTTATGATATGCCCGGTACGACGAGGGACAGTATTGCAATTCCCTTTGTCAGGGATGAACAAAAGTACATGCTGATTGATACAGCAGGTGTACGTAGAAAATCCCGAATTGATGAAAAAATTGAAAAATTCTCTGTAATTAAAACCCTGCAAGCCATTGAAGAATCCAATGTATGCTTGCAGCTTCTTGATGCCAGCGAGGGAATTACTGATCAAGACTTAAACTTGCTTGGCTTTATAATTGAATCAGGTAAAGCACTGGTTATTGCCGTGAATAAGTGGGATGGACTGGATGAAGAGCATAAGGAACAAGTTAAAAGTGAATTATCCAGAAGGTTACAATTTGCAAATTTTGCGAAAATTCGATTTATATCCGCGTTGCATGGCAGTGGAGTTGGGAATCTATTTAAAGACATAAATGAAGCTTATGAATCAGCGGTTCAATCTTTTTCTACTCCAAGGTTAACCCGCTTACTGCAAGATATAAGTACAAAACATACACCACCTTGTGTCAATGGGCGCAGAATAAAATTGAGATATGCTCATCTTGGTGGTCATAATCCGCCAGTAATTGTTATTCATGGGAACCAATTGGCTGATTTGCCTGATAGTTATAAACGTTATCTTAGTAATGAATTCATTAAACACTTGGGATTGATAGGGACTCCTTTGAAACTGGAGTTTAAAGGGGGTACCAATCCTTTTGCTGATAAGAAAATAAAGCTATCACAACGGCAAGTGAATAAAAAACGACGACTCATGAAGCATGTTAAAAAGAAGGCAAAGAGTAAAAAATAA
- the bamB gene encoding outer membrane protein assembly factor BamB, which translates to MKMKLFILILCTLIQGCSKLDDYMLGKDNTPKPKELKQVKDKIKVDQNWSVAAGKASKNKEYLRLKPVVSRGVIYSADASGLVQAINKHNGEIKWSTAINHGLVSGPAVAGGYIAVGTNNASLVVLNQNNGKKLWQKKVTGEILSPPTILGKKVIVKTIDGRVYAFNTADGKQVWMAEHGSPSLILKASSSPVAMGNMILIGFSDGKLDAFDQQTGRVMWQRSIAYASGPSDVERLVDIDADPIVENNVVYLASYQGYIGALSLVDGQFIWKKPGSVYKNMILIGNNLYVTDSHDVVWSIDKRNGQVNWKQTSLKARGLTEPALIKKDLVVGDKTGYLHFIDAQTGEIIARSKVSGGISISPSVTGRKLYVLTDNGMLNQLSVS; encoded by the coding sequence ATGAAAATGAAATTATTTATATTAATTCTCTGCACCTTGATTCAAGGATGTTCAAAGCTTGATGATTACATGTTAGGTAAAGACAATACACCAAAACCTAAAGAGCTCAAGCAGGTTAAAGACAAGATTAAAGTAGACCAAAACTGGTCTGTAGCAGCAGGAAAAGCTTCTAAAAATAAAGAATATTTAAGGTTAAAGCCTGTAGTTAGCAGGGGAGTGATTTATAGTGCGGATGCTAGTGGTTTAGTGCAAGCAATTAATAAACATAACGGTGAAATTAAATGGTCGACGGCAATCAACCATGGTTTGGTTAGCGGTCCTGCTGTAGCTGGTGGATATATTGCTGTAGGTACTAATAATGCCTCATTGGTTGTATTAAATCAAAACAATGGAAAAAAATTGTGGCAAAAAAAAGTTACCGGAGAGATTTTATCTCCACCAACTATTTTGGGTAAAAAAGTAATTGTCAAAACAATTGATGGCAGAGTTTATGCGTTCAACACCGCAGATGGTAAACAGGTATGGATGGCAGAACATGGCTCACCGAGCTTGATTCTTAAGGCGAGCTCCTCGCCTGTTGCTATGGGAAATATGATATTAATCGGTTTCTCTGATGGCAAGCTAGATGCTTTTGATCAACAAACAGGGCGCGTCATGTGGCAACGAAGCATTGCTTATGCCTCAGGTCCAAGTGATGTTGAACGGCTAGTCGATATCGACGCTGATCCCATTGTTGAAAATAATGTAGTTTATCTTGCAAGTTATCAAGGATATATCGGTGCTCTGTCTTTGGTTGATGGTCAATTCATATGGAAAAAACCCGGTTCTGTTTATAAAAACATGATCTTAATTGGAAACAATTTGTATGTCACAGATAGCCATGATGTTGTATGGTCTATTGATAAGCGCAATGGCCAGGTTAATTGGAAACAAACAAGTTTGAAGGCAAGAGGATTAACTGAACCAGCCCTGATAAAAAAGGATTTAGTTGTTGGGGATAAAACCGGCTATTTACATTTTATTGATGCACAAACAGGTGAAATTATCGCCCGTTCCAAAGTTTCCGGAGGCATCAGTATTTCTCCTAGTGTAACTGGAAGAAAACTCTATGTATTAACAGACAATGGAATGCTTAATCAATTATCTGTGAGCTAA
- a CDS encoding YfgM family protein produces the protein MSVYMTEEEQLESIKKWWKHYGSLVTVVLSLILFGIAGYRYWHWHQEKLTQQASIAYEQMMVALSNQNIKAVRSYANELTHEHKNTVYADAAHMTLAKIYVSKNKLDKAAEELQAVATNSKMPALKQIAKIRIARIYAAEKSYTNALKELSSVEDNTYLPIINELKGDIYGATGQYQEALNSYKMALDEVKNNGMGNLFLEMKTNAVASKSHSMISGNKKVESA, from the coding sequence ATGTCAGTGTATATGACTGAAGAGGAACAATTAGAATCGATAAAAAAATGGTGGAAGCATTACGGTAGCCTGGTCACCGTAGTGTTGTCGCTTATACTCTTTGGCATTGCCGGATATCGATATTGGCATTGGCATCAGGAAAAACTTACCCAGCAGGCTTCCATTGCCTACGAGCAAATGATGGTTGCTCTTTCTAACCAAAATATAAAAGCAGTAAGATCCTATGCGAATGAATTAACTCATGAGCATAAGAATACAGTTTATGCTGATGCAGCACATATGACCCTTGCAAAAATTTATGTATCAAAAAATAAACTCGATAAAGCTGCAGAGGAGTTACAAGCTGTAGCTACGAATAGCAAAATGCCGGCTTTAAAACAAATTGCAAAAATTCGTATTGCGCGGATTTATGCCGCAGAAAAATCCTATACCAATGCGCTTAAAGAACTGAGCAGCGTTGAGGATAATACCTACTTGCCGATTATTAATGAATTGAAGGGTGATATTTATGGCGCTACTGGCCAATATCAGGAAGCCTTGAATTCTTATAAAATGGCCTTAGATGAAGTAAAAAATAATGGAATGGGTAATTTATTTTTAGAAATGAAAACAAATGCGGTTGCAAGTAAATCGCATTCGATGATTTCCGGAAATAAAAAAGTAGAGTCTGCATGA